The following is a genomic window from Janibacter sp. DB-40.
GGCGTCGACGTACCCCTGGTCGGGGTAGGCCGAGGCCGCTCCTGCGCCGGGCTCGACGATCACGTCGTAGCCCAGCTTGATCATCTGCGCGACGGTCTTCGGAGTCGCGGCCACACGGGTTTCTCCCGGCCTTGACTCCTTGGGTACGCCAATTCGCATCGTCACTCCAGTACTGGGGTGTGGTGGGTGTGGGTCGCTGCGCAACTTACGACAGCGCGCGCGAGATCCCACGTCTTTGTGATGGGGATGATGATCACAGGCCCACTGCGTGAGACGGCCTTTCGTCTCACTGCGTGGCACGGGCAGCACCCGTGCCGGGGTCGCTCACTCCTCGCTCGGGGCGACCTGCGAGTCGGGGTCCTCCTCCGCCTCGGCGGCGTCGAGCACCGCCTCGCGGACCTCCTCCTCGTCCTCCCAGACGGTGTGCTCCTCGGGCTCGCGGCCGTCGGCCGCGGACAGCAGCAGGACCAGCGGGACCAGCAGGAGCAACCGGACCATCATGACCTCCGAGGCGAAGGGGGCGCGCCCGGGATCGCGACGGCACGCCCGTTCAGACTAGGGCCGCGAAGGGGTGTCGCAGTGCCCTACTCACGGGTAACCTTTGGCCATGGACCACGAGGAAGTCAGCGGCGGGGCGCGGGCGGTCGCGGCGGCGGCCGCCCATGGCGTGGAGACGATGTTCACCCTCTCGGGGGCGCACATCTTCCCCCTCCACGACGGTGCGGTCACCGCGGAGCCACCGCTGCGGCTGGTCGACGTGCGCCACGAGCAGACGGCCGTCTTCGCGGCCGAGGCCATCGGCAAGCTCACGCGCACCCCGGGGCTCGCGGCACTCACGGCGGGGCCGGGCGTGACCAACGGCGTCAGCGCGATCACGCAGGCCCACTTCTCCGGCTCACCCCTCGTCGTCCTCGGCGGTCGCGCCGCGAGCTTCTCCTGGGGACGCGGCGCGCTGCAGGAGTTCGACCACCCCCCGCTGCTCTCACCCGTGACGAAGCAGGCAGCGACGGTCCAGTCGGTGGAGAAGATCGGCCCTGCCGTCGACGAGGCCCTCCGGCTCGCGGCCGCCCCGCACCGCGGACCGGTCTTCCTCGACGTCCCGATGGACGAGCTGTTCAACGAGACCGAGGCGCTGCCGATCACGACCTCCTCGGCCGCCCCGGCCGCCCCTGACGACGAGGACGTCGCCCCCATCGCGGATTTGCTGGCCACCGCGGAGCGCCCCTCCTGGTCCTCGGCTCCGACGTCTGGAGCGACGGCGCCGACCGGGCCGCGGGCAGATTCGTCCACGACCTCGGCCTGCCGACCCTGACCAACGGCATGGCCCGCGGCATCGTCCCCGGTGGTGACGAGCTGCTCGTGGGTGGGGCCCGCCGCACCGCGTGCGGCCAGTGCGACGTGGCGATCGTCGTCGGCACGCCCTCGACTTCCGCCTCGGCTATGGCTCCTTCGGCGGCGCCGCGGGCACCCCCGACGCGGCCGTGGTGCACGTCGGCGACTCCGCCGCCCAGATCAGCGGCCACGCCGAACTCGCCGCGAGCGCCTGCGGCGACCTCACGACCTTCTTCGACGCGCTCCAGGCCCGGATGGAGGAGCAGGGCCACCGTGACTGGTCGGAGTGGGCCGGGCGGCTGGCCGAGGAGGCCCGCGGACGCGCGACGGCCGACCGCGAGCTGCTCACCAGCGACGTCTCTCCCATGCACCCCGCGCGCATCTACGGCGAGCTGCTCCCCCGGCTGGCCGAGGACGCCGTCGTCATCGGCGACGGCGGCGACTTCGTCTCCTGGGCCGGGCGGTTCATCGAGCCGACCCGCCCCGGCGGCTGGCTCGACCCCGGCCCCTTCGGCTGCCTCGGCGCCGGCCTCGGTGCGGCGATGGCGGCCCGGGTGGCCCGCCCTTCGTCGCAGGTGGTGCTGCTCCTCGGTGACGGCGCGGCCGGGATGTCGCTCATGGACGTCGACACACTCGTGCGCCACGACCTGCCGGTCGTGATGGTCATGGGCAACAACAGCGCCTGGGGGCTGGAGAAGCAGCCGATGCAGATGCTCTACGGCTACGACGTCGCGACCGACCTCGCACCTCGGACGCGCTACGACCAGGTGGTCACCGCGCTCGGCGGCGGCGGCGAGATGGTCACCGACCCGAGGGAGATCGGCCCGGCACTCGACCGCGCCTTCGCCTCCGGCGTGCCCTACCTGGTCAACGTCGTCACCGACGCGCAG
Proteins encoded in this region:
- a CDS encoding thiamine pyrophosphate-binding protein — translated: MFTLSGAHIFPLHDGAVTAEPPLRLVDVRHEQTAVFAAEAIGKLTRTPGLAALTAGPGVTNGVSAITQAHFSGSPLVVLGGRAASFSWGRGALQEFDHPPLLSPVTKQAATVQSVEKIGPAVDEALRLAAAPHRGPVFLDVPMDELFNETEALPITTSSAAPAAPDDEDVAPIADLLATAERPSWSSAPTSGATAPTGPRADSSTTSACRP
- a CDS encoding thiamine pyrophosphate-dependent enzyme encodes the protein MRRGDRRRHALDFRLGYGSFGGAAGTPDAAVVHVGDSAAQISGHAELAASACGDLTTFFDALQARMEEQGHRDWSEWAGRLAEEARGRATADRELLTSDVSPMHPARIYGELLPRLAEDAVVIGDGGDFVSWAGRFIEPTRPGGWLDPGPFGCLGAGLGAAMAARVARPSSQVVLLLGDGAAGMSLMDVDTLVRHDLPVVMVMGNNSAWGLEKQPMQMLYGYDVATDLAPRTRYDQVVTALGGGGEMVTDPREIGPALDRAFASGVPYLVNVVTDAQIPYPRTTTGI